The following coding sequences are from one Musa acuminata AAA Group cultivar baxijiao chromosome BXJ2-4, Cavendish_Baxijiao_AAA, whole genome shotgun sequence window:
- the LOC103981466 gene encoding uncharacterized protein LOC103981466 isoform X2 has product MVRNDQAKPAGKSMLKRLFERQFASAPRISPEERLDSWADLEPSSVSLDRMVRNYMEGESNNTRNPPDDDLAAEPTIASADARDAAEAGLVLCTSQTEIKLLADASNLMEKSRNCKRKEEYIKAVTAGLRSLGYDASICKSRWKKTSSVAAGEYQYIDVIVGGGERLLVDVDFRSEFEIARSTKRYREVLQSLPSVFVGEEDRVNQIVAVVSQAARKSLKKKGLHVPPWRRPEYMRAKWLSTYSRFTPSKPKRQAIGSGESVEG; this is encoded by the exons ATGGTCCGAAACGATCAGGCGAAGCCGGCGGGCAAGTCGATGTTGAAGCGCCTCTTCGAGAGGCAATTCGCCAGCGCGCCCCGGATCTCTCCGGAGGAGAGACTCGATTCCTGGGCCGACTTGGAGCCGAGCTCTGTTTCTCTCGACAGGATGGTCCGGAACTACATGGAGGGGGAAAGCAACAACACAAGGAACCCTCCCGACGACGACCTCGCTGCAGAACCCACCATCGCATCCGCCGACGCCCGGGACGCCGCGGAGGCC GGTTTGGTGCTCTGCACGAGTCAGACGGAGATAAAGCTCTTGGCAGATGCATCGAACCTCATGGAGAAGAGCAGGAATTGCAAGAGAAAAGAGGAGTACATCAAAGCTGTCACCGCGGGCCTTCGATCCCTCGGCTACGATGCATCCATCTGCAAATCTCGCTGGAAGAAAACCTCGTCAGTTGCAGCCG GAGAGTATCAGTACATCGATGTGATCGTCGGCGGCGGCGAGCGGCTTCTGGTGGACGTGGACTTCCGGTCGGAGTTCGAGATCGCGCGGTCCACGAAGAGGTACCGTGAGGTGCTCCAATCCCTGCCATCCGTCTTCGTCGGGGAGGAGGACCGGGTGAACCAGATCGTGGCCGTCGTGTCGCAGGCGGCGCGGAAGAGCCTGAAGAAGAAGGGTCTCCATGTCCCGCCGTGGCGGAGGCCGGAGTACATGCGCGCCAAATGGCTTTCCACCTACTCGCGATTCACTCCATCGAAACCGAAACGACAAGCGATCGGAAGCGGGGAGTCGGTAGAAGGGT
- the LOC103981466 gene encoding uncharacterized protein LOC103981466 isoform X1 produces the protein MVRNDQAKPAGKSMLKRLFERQFASAPRISPEERLDSWADLEPSSVSLDRMVRNYMEGESNNTRNPPDDDLAAEPTIASADARDAAEAVKGLVLCTSQTEIKLLADASNLMEKSRNCKRKEEYIKAVTAGLRSLGYDASICKSRWKKTSSVAAGEYQYIDVIVGGGERLLVDVDFRSEFEIARSTKRYREVLQSLPSVFVGEEDRVNQIVAVVSQAARKSLKKKGLHVPPWRRPEYMRAKWLSTYSRFTPSKPKRQAIGSGESVEG, from the exons ATGGTCCGAAACGATCAGGCGAAGCCGGCGGGCAAGTCGATGTTGAAGCGCCTCTTCGAGAGGCAATTCGCCAGCGCGCCCCGGATCTCTCCGGAGGAGAGACTCGATTCCTGGGCCGACTTGGAGCCGAGCTCTGTTTCTCTCGACAGGATGGTCCGGAACTACATGGAGGGGGAAAGCAACAACACAAGGAACCCTCCCGACGACGACCTCGCTGCAGAACCCACCATCGCATCCGCCGACGCCCGGGACGCCGCGGAGGCCGTTAAG GGTTTGGTGCTCTGCACGAGTCAGACGGAGATAAAGCTCTTGGCAGATGCATCGAACCTCATGGAGAAGAGCAGGAATTGCAAGAGAAAAGAGGAGTACATCAAAGCTGTCACCGCGGGCCTTCGATCCCTCGGCTACGATGCATCCATCTGCAAATCTCGCTGGAAGAAAACCTCGTCAGTTGCAGCCG GAGAGTATCAGTACATCGATGTGATCGTCGGCGGCGGCGAGCGGCTTCTGGTGGACGTGGACTTCCGGTCGGAGTTCGAGATCGCGCGGTCCACGAAGAGGTACCGTGAGGTGCTCCAATCCCTGCCATCCGTCTTCGTCGGGGAGGAGGACCGGGTGAACCAGATCGTGGCCGTCGTGTCGCAGGCGGCGCGGAAGAGCCTGAAGAAGAAGGGTCTCCATGTCCCGCCGTGGCGGAGGCCGGAGTACATGCGCGCCAAATGGCTTTCCACCTACTCGCGATTCACTCCATCGAAACCGAAACGACAAGCGATCGGAAGCGGGGAGTCGGTAGAAGGGT